Part of the Pseudomonas baltica genome is shown below.
AGCAGATTGCTTTCGACTTCAGTGACCATTTGCGTGACCCGCTTGATCACCTGACCGGTAAGGTCCTGGTAATCCTGGGCCAGCAAAATGTCGTTGAGGTGCGAGGAGACTTGCCGCGCATCGGTTTCGCTGCGGGTCAGAAAACCGTCCACACGCTTGACTAGCTCGCGAAATTCATCGGGCGAAGTTTCGCGGCGCTGGAAGCGCTGCCAGTCCTGGCGCAGGCTGGCGGCGTCGTCGGCCAACGAGCCCACGAGCGGCGTGCTTTGCTCCACCAGGTCCATGGTGCGGTTGGCGGCGGCATCGGTCAGACGCACGACATAGGACAGCCGTTCGGTGGCGTCGGTTATCTGCGACACCTCTTCGGCCTGTGGCATGTTTGGATCGATCTGGAAGTCGACGATGGCGCTGTGCAGCTCACGGGTGAGCTTGCCAATCTCCTGATACAGGCCGCGGTCACGGGTTTGGTTCAACTCGTGAATCAATTGCACCGCTTCGCCGAACTTGCCTTGTTCCAGGCGTTCGACCAACTCCTGGGCATTCTTTTTCAGGGTCGACTCGAAGTCACCCAAACTGGATTGCTTGTCCATACTGCTGCCCCCGTGGCGTCATTCAGCTGTTGACGCGCTCGAAGATCTTCTCGATTTTTTCTTTCAGCACTTGCGCAGTGAAAGGCTTGACCACATAGCCGTTCACGCCGGCCTGGGCAGCTTCGATGATCTGTTCACGCTTCGCTTCGGCCGTCACCATCAACACTGGGAGGCTTTTGAGACGTTCATCGGCGCGGACCTGACGCAGCAGGTCGATGCCGGACATGCCGGGCATGTTCCAGTCGGTCACCAGAAAGTCGAAGCTGCCCGCTTGCAGCATCGGCAACGCTGTGAGGCCGTCGTCGGCTTCCGAGGTGTTGGTGAACCCCAGATCGCGCAGCAGGTTCTTGATGATCCGCCGCATCGTCGAAAAGTCGTCGACGATGAGGATTTTCATGTTCTTGTCCAAGTAGACCTCCAAGCAGTCTTTAACGCACCCAGCACCTGGGTGCGCGATCAATCAAAACCAGTTATTTTCACATCAAGACCGCAGTGTTGCTTCGACCCTGTGGCGTGGGCTGCCTCCTGTGGGAGCAAGGCTTGCCCGCGAAGGCGTTAGTACGGACGCCTTCGCGGGCAAGCCTTGCTCCCACAGGTGCTCGGCTCAGGCCACCGGGCCTTTTCAATACTTCATCTTGCCCGCCATTCACCCAGGCGACTGCGCAAGCGCGCCGCGCACTGGCTGTGCAGCTGGCTGACCCGCGATTCGCTGACCCCCAGCACTTCGCCGATCTCCTTGAGGTTGAGTTCCTCGTCGTAGTACAGCGACAGCACCAGTTTTTCCCGTTCCGGCAAGTTGGCGATGGCGTCGGCCAAGGCTGCCTGAAAGCGCTCGTCTTCCAGGCCGCGTGACGGTTCCGGGCTACCGCTGGCGCCCTCCTCGTGCAGGCCTTCATGCTCGCCGTCCTGCAACAGATCATCGAAGCTGAACAGGCGACTGCCCAAGGTATCGTTCAGAATCCCGTAATAATCATCCAGACTCATCTGGAGTTCGGCCGCAACCTCGTGATCTTTAGCGTCGCGACCGGTTTTTGCTTCAATTGCACGAATCGCGTCACTGACCATGCGCGTATTGCGATGCACCGAACGCGGCGCCCAGTCACCTTTGCGCACCTCGTCGAGCATGGCGCCACGGATGCGGATACCGGCATAGGTCTCGAAACTAGCGCCTTTGCTGGAGTCGTACTTGGTCGAAACTTCAAGCAGGCCGATCATCCCGGCCTGAATCAGGTCCTCGACCTGCACGCTGGCCGGCAGGCGCGCCAGCAGGTGGTAGGCGATGCGCTTGACCAGCGGCGCGTAGGTCTCGATCAGTTGATACTGCTGAGACTCGCGCGACGCCTTGTTGTACATCCGATATCCGCTTGCGCTCATGAGACAGGTCCCGCACTGGTTTGCTGAACCAAACGTTCGACGAAGAACTCCAGGTGCCCGCGTGGGTTGGCAGGCAAGGGCCAGGTGTCGACCTTTTGGGCGATCGCCTTGAAGGCCAGC
Proteins encoded:
- a CDS encoding protein phosphatase CheZ gives rise to the protein MDKQSSLGDFESTLKKNAQELVERLEQGKFGEAVQLIHELNQTRDRGLYQEIGKLTRELHSAIVDFQIDPNMPQAEEVSQITDATERLSYVVRLTDAAANRTMDLVEQSTPLVGSLADDAASLRQDWQRFQRRETSPDEFRELVKRVDGFLTRSETDARQVSSHLNDILLAQDYQDLTGQVIKRVTQMVTEVESNLLKLVLMASQVDRFAGIQHDHQQLRDEKDKEKHPTRGEGPQIHADKRDDVVSGQDDVDDLLSSLGF
- a CDS encoding chemotaxis response regulator CheY: MKILIVDDFSTMRRIIKNLLRDLGFTNTSEADDGLTALPMLQAGSFDFLVTDWNMPGMSGIDLLRQVRADERLKSLPVLMVTAEAKREQIIEAAQAGVNGYVVKPFTAQVLKEKIEKIFERVNS
- the fliA gene encoding RNA polymerase sigma factor FliA; protein product: MSASGYRMYNKASRESQQYQLIETYAPLVKRIAYHLLARLPASVQVEDLIQAGMIGLLEVSTKYDSSKGASFETYAGIRIRGAMLDEVRKGDWAPRSVHRNTRMVSDAIRAIEAKTGRDAKDHEVAAELQMSLDDYYGILNDTLGSRLFSFDDLLQDGEHEGLHEEGASGSPEPSRGLEDERFQAALADAIANLPEREKLVLSLYYDEELNLKEIGEVLGVSESRVSQLHSQCAARLRSRLGEWRAR